The Mycolicibacterium fluoranthenivorans genome has a window encoding:
- a CDS encoding dihydrofolate reductase family protein, whose product MVQLLKVQNFNVSEDGFGAGEGQSFERPFGHADPGTMFAWAGATASWPNRTDPGGTRGLDDYLTRDFANNIGAEIMGRNKFSPHRGPWADQDWLGWWGDEPPFHTPVFVLTHHPRPSFTLSDTTFHFVDADPASVLEMARGAAGGKDVRLGGGATTIREFLDADLVDTLHVAVSPFTLGSGSRLWDSPDELRDRFHCDVVPSPSGVTHHLFWRR is encoded by the coding sequence ATGGTGCAGCTGCTGAAAGTCCAGAACTTCAACGTCTCAGAGGACGGCTTCGGTGCCGGCGAGGGGCAGAGCTTCGAGCGGCCGTTCGGCCACGCCGACCCGGGCACCATGTTCGCGTGGGCGGGTGCGACGGCCAGCTGGCCCAACCGCACCGACCCCGGCGGTACCCGGGGCCTCGACGATTACCTCACCCGAGATTTCGCGAACAACATCGGCGCGGAGATCATGGGACGGAACAAGTTCAGCCCCCATCGCGGCCCGTGGGCGGATCAGGACTGGCTGGGCTGGTGGGGTGACGAACCGCCGTTCCACACCCCGGTGTTCGTGCTGACCCATCACCCACGCCCGTCATTCACCTTGTCGGACACCACCTTCCACTTCGTCGACGCTGACCCGGCGTCTGTGCTGGAGATGGCCCGCGGGGCCGCCGGGGGCAAGGATGTGCGGCTGGGTGGTGGGGCGACCACCATCAGGGAGTTCCTCGACGCCGATCTGGTCGACACCCTGCACGTCGCGGTGTCGCCGTTCACCCTCGGTAGCGGATCCCGGCTGTGGGACTCCCCCGACGAGCTGCGCGACAGATTCCATTGCGATGTGGTGCCCAGCCCGAGCGGTGTCACCCATCACCTGTTCTGGCGGCGCTGA
- a CDS encoding glycerol-3-phosphate dehydrogenase/oxidase, translating to MSTALNAARRRAELAALADTALIDVVVIGGGITGAGIALDAASRGLSVVLVEKHDLAFGTSRWSSKLVHGGLRYLATGNVGIARRSAVERGILMSHNAPHLVKAMPQLVPLLPSMSRASRALVRAGFVAGDGLRKLAGTSASILPRSRRVDAARAVQLAPTVRRDGLDGGFLAFDGQLIDDARLVTAVARTAAGHGAVILTRVSASAATGTSVTLTDELTGETFGLTARAVINAAGVWAGEVDPSLRLRPSRGTHLVFDAAAFGNPTAALTIPIPGELNRFVFAMPEQLGRVYLGLTDEEAPGPIPDVPQATPQEMTFLLDTVNTALQTALEPGDVLGAYAGLRPLIDTGEGRTADVSREHAVTESSSGVISVIGGKLTEYRYMAEDVLDRAVALRGLTAAPCRTRNLPLVGATREAVAGLPHSLIARFGAEAVEVLAGATCAQPAEPVADGIDVLRAEFEFAVTHEGALTAEDILDRRTRIGLVAADRARAAAVAAEFLVD from the coding sequence ATGAGTACCGCACTCAACGCCGCGCGCCGCCGCGCCGAACTCGCCGCGCTCGCCGACACCGCACTGATCGACGTCGTCGTGATCGGCGGCGGTATCACCGGTGCCGGTATCGCACTCGATGCGGCCAGCCGTGGCCTGTCCGTGGTGCTGGTGGAGAAACACGACCTGGCCTTCGGTACCAGCCGGTGGAGTTCGAAGTTGGTGCACGGCGGCCTGCGCTACCTGGCGACCGGCAATGTGGGGATCGCCCGGCGCAGCGCCGTCGAACGCGGAATCTTGATGTCGCACAACGCCCCTCACCTGGTGAAGGCGATGCCGCAGCTGGTGCCGCTGTTGCCGTCGATGAGCCGGGCCTCCCGCGCGCTGGTGCGCGCCGGATTCGTCGCCGGGGACGGACTGCGCAAGCTGGCCGGTACGTCGGCCTCGATCCTGCCGCGGTCGCGCCGGGTGGACGCCGCCCGCGCGGTACAACTCGCCCCGACGGTGCGCCGCGACGGCCTCGACGGCGGCTTCCTGGCCTTCGACGGGCAGCTGATCGACGACGCCCGGCTGGTCACCGCGGTCGCTCGCACCGCCGCCGGACATGGTGCCGTCATCCTGACCCGGGTGTCGGCGTCGGCGGCGACCGGGACGTCGGTCACACTGACCGACGAACTCACCGGCGAGACCTTCGGGCTCACCGCCCGCGCCGTCATCAACGCGGCCGGGGTCTGGGCGGGCGAGGTGGATCCGTCCCTGCGGCTGCGGCCCAGCCGGGGTACCCACCTGGTGTTCGACGCCGCGGCGTTCGGTAATCCCACTGCCGCCCTGACCATTCCGATCCCCGGTGAGCTGAATCGCTTCGTCTTCGCAATGCCCGAACAACTCGGTCGGGTGTACCTCGGACTCACCGACGAGGAGGCGCCCGGGCCGATTCCCGATGTCCCGCAGGCGACCCCGCAGGAGATGACGTTCCTGCTCGACACGGTGAACACCGCGCTGCAGACCGCCTTGGAGCCCGGGGATGTGCTCGGTGCCTACGCCGGACTGCGTCCGCTGATCGACACCGGGGAAGGCCGGACCGCCGACGTCTCCCGCGAACACGCCGTCACCGAATCGTCGTCGGGGGTGATCAGCGTGATCGGCGGCAAGCTCACCGAATACCGCTATATGGCCGAAGACGTGCTGGACCGGGCCGTCGCGCTGCGCGGCCTCACGGCGGCACCATGCCGGACCAGGAACCTGCCGCTGGTCGGCGCTACCCGGGAAGCCGTTGCCGGACTGCCGCATTCACTAATCGCCCGGTTCGGCGCCGAGGCGGTGGAGGTGCTCGCCGGTGCGACCTGCGCCCAACCCGCCGAACCGGTCGCCGACGGCATCGACGTGCTGCGTGCGGAGTTCGAGTTCGCGGTGACCCACGAGGGCGCCCTGACGGCCGAGGACATCCTGGACCGCCGGACCCGGATCGGACTGGTGGCGGCCGATCGCGCACGAGCGGCCGCCGTCGCGGCGGAGTTCCTCGTCGACTGA
- a CDS encoding TetR/AcrR family transcriptional regulator yields MMSISNDDGGESLADRILDAAASCVLAFGIERVTLAEIARRAGVSRPTVYRRWPDTQSILAALLTARVTRVLVDVGERGVGRADLVARMVAVAQRLRQDEIVMSVLHTAPELAMVYIAERLGTSQQILIDALAGQLKLAQEHGSVRAGDPRQLAAMCLLITQSAVQSAQMVAPILDTEALAVELQHALNGYLKP; encoded by the coding sequence ATGATGTCAATCAGTAACGACGACGGCGGTGAATCGCTGGCCGACCGGATCCTGGATGCCGCCGCCAGTTGTGTGCTGGCGTTCGGCATCGAACGGGTGACCCTTGCCGAGATCGCCCGCCGCGCCGGCGTGAGCCGGCCGACCGTCTACCGGCGCTGGCCCGACACCCAGTCGATCCTGGCCGCGTTGCTCACCGCCCGGGTCACCCGGGTGCTGGTGGACGTGGGTGAGCGCGGGGTGGGGCGCGCCGACCTGGTGGCGCGGATGGTGGCGGTGGCGCAGCGGCTGCGCCAGGACGAGATCGTGATGTCGGTGCTGCACACCGCGCCCGAGCTGGCCATGGTGTACATCGCCGAGCGCCTGGGCACCAGCCAGCAGATCCTGATCGACGCGCTCGCCGGTCAGCTCAAGCTGGCCCAGGAGCACGGCAGCGTGCGCGCCGGCGATCCCCGGCAGCTGGCCGCCATGTGCCTGCTGATCACCCAGTCGGCGGTGCAGTCCGCGCAGATGGTCGCCCCGATCCTGGACACCGAGGCGCTGGCCGTCGAACTCCAACACGCCCTGAACGGATACCTCAAGCCATGA
- a CDS encoding diacylglycerol kinase — MNRITVLTNPASGHGNAPHAAERAIARFQQRGINVCEIVGTDATHARRLVDDELARGTDALVVVGGDGIISVALQALALGDVPLGIIPAGTGNDHAREFHIPTGDPEAAADVVADGKTQTVDLGRIVDATGAVTWFGTVMAAGFDSLVSDRTNRMSWPHGRMRYNVAMVAELSRLRLLPFRLTFDDGPEVVTELTLAAFGNTRSYGGGMLICPGADPTDGLLDITMVHSASRTKLIRLFPTVFKGTHVNLPEVTTKRAAAVVVDSPGINAYADGDFACPLPVTVSAVPHALKLLRS, encoded by the coding sequence GTGAACAGGATCACCGTCCTGACCAACCCCGCGTCGGGACACGGCAACGCACCACATGCCGCCGAGCGCGCGATCGCACGATTCCAGCAGCGCGGGATCAACGTGTGCGAGATCGTCGGCACCGACGCCACGCACGCCCGCCGGCTCGTCGACGACGAACTCGCCCGCGGCACCGACGCGCTCGTCGTGGTCGGCGGCGACGGCATCATCTCGGTGGCGCTGCAGGCACTGGCCCTCGGTGACGTCCCCCTGGGGATCATCCCGGCGGGTACCGGCAACGACCATGCCCGTGAATTCCACATCCCCACCGGCGATCCCGAGGCGGCCGCCGACGTAGTAGCCGACGGGAAGACGCAGACCGTCGATCTGGGCCGCATCGTCGATGCCACGGGTGCGGTCACGTGGTTCGGAACGGTGATGGCAGCGGGCTTCGATTCGCTGGTCAGCGACCGCACGAACCGGATGAGCTGGCCGCACGGCCGGATGCGCTACAACGTCGCCATGGTCGCGGAGCTGTCCCGGCTGCGGCTGCTGCCGTTCCGGCTCACCTTCGACGACGGGCCGGAGGTCGTCACCGAACTCACCCTGGCCGCGTTCGGCAACACCCGCAGCTACGGCGGCGGCATGCTGATCTGCCCGGGGGCCGACCCGACCGACGGCTTGCTCGACATCACGATGGTGCACTCCGCGTCGCGCACCAAACTGATCCGGCTGTTCCCCACCGTCTTCAAGGGCACCCACGTCAATCTCCCCGAGGTCACCACCAAGCGGGCGGCCGCCGTGGTGGTCGACTCCCCCGGCATCAACGCCTATGCCGATGGCGACTTCGCCTGTCCACTTCCGGTGACGGTGTCGGCGGTGCCGCACGCACTGAAGCTGCTCCGCAGCTAA
- a CDS encoding FAD-binding oxidoreductase — MKWNAWGDPAAAKPLSGGIRALLKQALGIEESDTADITAEQVTLSPSRLTPADRASLEAIVGAGHYRVDDQDRLLRAGGKSTLDLLRRKDTGVQDAPDAVLLPGSEEEIAAILEYCARQRIAVVPFGGGTSVVGGLDPDRGGLAAVVSLDLRRLDRLLSVDEISGEAVLQAGVTGPDAERLLAEHGFSLGHFPQSFQFATIGGFAATRSSGQDSAGYGRFDDMVRGLRVVTPAGVLDLGRAPASAAGPDLRQLIVGSEGVFGIITAVRVRVHPVPECTRYEAWSFPDFTTGAAALRAVTQTGTGPTVIRLSDEVETGVNLATTESIGEQRVTGGCLAITVFEGSAAHAESRHDETRAVLAALGGTSLGEAPARAWEHGRFGAPYLRDSLLAAGALCETLETATSWSNIPALKAAVTDALTGALAESGTPALVMCHISHVYPTGASLYFTVVAAQRGNPIEQWNTAKTAASEAMVRTGATITHHHAVGADHRPWMRDEIGDLGVEVLRAVKAVLDPAGILNPGKLIP, encoded by the coding sequence ATGAAGTGGAATGCCTGGGGCGATCCCGCAGCGGCCAAACCGTTGTCCGGCGGGATCCGGGCCCTGCTCAAGCAGGCGCTGGGCATCGAGGAATCGGACACTGCCGACATCACCGCCGAGCAGGTGACGCTCAGCCCGTCCCGGCTGACACCCGCCGATCGCGCATCGCTGGAAGCGATCGTCGGAGCCGGCCACTACCGCGTGGACGACCAGGACCGGCTCCTGCGGGCCGGCGGCAAGTCCACTCTGGACCTGTTGCGGCGCAAGGACACCGGCGTTCAAGATGCCCCCGATGCGGTCCTGCTACCGGGTTCCGAAGAGGAGATCGCCGCCATCCTGGAGTACTGCGCGCGGCAGCGCATCGCCGTCGTCCCGTTCGGCGGCGGCACCAGCGTGGTGGGCGGCCTCGACCCGGACCGCGGCGGCCTGGCCGCGGTGGTGTCGCTGGATCTGCGCCGGTTGGACCGGCTGCTCAGCGTCGACGAGATCTCCGGCGAGGCGGTGCTGCAGGCCGGTGTCACCGGACCCGACGCCGAACGGCTGCTCGCCGAGCACGGCTTCTCCCTCGGCCACTTCCCGCAGAGCTTCCAATTCGCCACCATCGGCGGGTTCGCCGCCACCCGGTCCTCGGGCCAGGACTCGGCCGGCTACGGTCGCTTCGACGATATGGTCCGCGGTCTGCGCGTCGTCACGCCCGCCGGTGTACTCGATCTCGGCCGGGCCCCGGCCTCGGCGGCCGGCCCCGATCTGCGCCAGCTCATCGTCGGTTCCGAAGGCGTCTTCGGGATCATCACCGCCGTCCGGGTCCGGGTGCATCCGGTACCCGAGTGCACCCGCTACGAAGCGTGGTCGTTCCCGGATTTCACCACCGGCGCCGCCGCGTTGCGCGCGGTGACCCAGACCGGCACCGGCCCGACGGTGATCCGGCTGTCCGATGAGGTGGAGACCGGGGTCAACCTGGCCACCACCGAGAGCATCGGGGAGCAGCGCGTGACCGGCGGATGCCTGGCGATCACCGTGTTCGAAGGGTCGGCGGCGCACGCGGAGAGCCGGCACGACGAGACCCGTGCGGTACTGGCCGCCCTCGGTGGCACGTCGCTGGGCGAGGCCCCGGCCCGGGCCTGGGAGCACGGCCGCTTCGGTGCCCCCTACCTGCGGGATTCCCTGCTGGCGGCGGGTGCGCTGTGCGAGACGCTGGAGACCGCCACGTCGTGGTCGAACATCCCCGCGCTGAAGGCCGCGGTCACCGACGCCCTGACCGGCGCACTGGCCGAATCCGGCACGCCGGCGCTGGTGATGTGTCACATTTCGCACGTGTACCCCACCGGAGCCTCGCTGTACTTCACCGTCGTGGCCGCCCAGCGCGGCAACCCGATCGAACAGTGGAACACGGCCAAGACCGCAGCGTCGGAGGCGATGGTCCGTACCGGGGCGACCATCACCCATCATCACGCGGTCGGCGCCGACCACCGCCCGTGGATGCGCGACGAGATCGGCGATCTGGGCGTGGAGGTGCTGCGTGCGGTGAAGGCGGTGCTCGACCCCGCGGGAATCCTCAACCCCGGCAAGCTGATTCCGTGA
- a CDS encoding methyltransferase regulatory domain-containing protein, producing the protein MNSATRRWRADDDEAPCGSSVRPATSPDHLAAVAHLFGVDPPPVAGARILEIASAADLLPSAADLAVLGQFDFVICHGVYSGVPARMRDAILATIRTALAPQGVAYVSYHVQPGWEFGEARHDSSITPCYFVDFVEHLDTYDLVYLADARAETMYAADHHEDTAQELIDGCQSQLELEQCLDFVRHRTFRQSLLVHAHRAARIRYDIGPDRFPALHFASSLPVADGFTRFDHTTQHYGAAGTQQIYTNDHGVKAAIDVLSARWPHTVAWPELTASTRDRLAAAGLEVPADLQTRIDTLLQMLLVRGLVRYRLNSVAPIGDPITPGVFTR; encoded by the coding sequence GTGAACTCAGCCACGCGACGGTGGCGCGCCGACGACGACGAGGCCCCATGCGGTTCTTCGGTCCGCCCGGCGACGTCACCCGACCATCTCGCAGCCGTGGCGCATCTCTTCGGGGTCGATCCGCCACCGGTGGCCGGCGCACGCATTCTGGAGATCGCCTCCGCCGCGGATCTGCTGCCTTCGGCGGCGGATCTGGCTGTACTGGGACAGTTCGATTTCGTCATCTGCCACGGTGTCTACAGCGGGGTGCCCGCACGCATGCGCGACGCCATCCTCGCGACCATTCGCACGGCGCTGGCCCCACAGGGCGTGGCCTATGTCAGCTATCACGTCCAACCCGGCTGGGAGTTCGGGGAAGCGCGCCACGATTCCTCGATCACGCCGTGCTATTTCGTCGATTTCGTGGAGCATCTGGACACCTACGACCTGGTTTACCTGGCCGACGCCCGAGCCGAGACGATGTACGCCGCCGACCACCACGAGGACACCGCCCAGGAACTGATCGACGGATGCCAGAGCCAGCTCGAACTGGAGCAGTGCCTGGATTTCGTGCGTCACCGCACGTTTCGGCAGTCACTGCTGGTGCATGCGCATCGTGCCGCGCGGATCCGCTACGACATCGGCCCGGATCGATTCCCGGCGCTGCACTTCGCCAGCAGCCTCCCGGTGGCCGACGGGTTCACCCGGTTCGACCATACGACCCAGCATTACGGTGCGGCCGGTACCCAGCAGATCTACACCAATGATCACGGCGTGAAAGCCGCCATCGACGTGCTGTCGGCACGGTGGCCGCACACCGTGGCCTGGCCCGAACTCACCGCGTCGACCCGGGACCGCCTCGCCGCGGCCGGGCTGGAGGTGCCGGCGGACCTGCAGACCCGCATCGACACGTTGTTGCAGATGCTGCTCGTCCGCGGACTCGTCCGCTATCGACTGAATTCCGTTGCGCCCATCGGCGATCCGATTACCCCGGGCGTGTTCACCAGGTAG
- a CDS encoding flavin-containing monooxygenase encodes MTRRVRIVIIGAGMAGIAAAHTFRQAGFTDFTVVEKGSDVGGVWHWNRYPGLTCDVPSQIYQFGFAPNPAWSHLWATGPDIQRYHREIVDRFGLAAHLRLNTEITAARYQDGSWLLTTSGGDTMTADFVVCATGVLHHPFIPDIPGMDRFAGPVVHTARWDPDIQTSGKRVAVIGTGSTGVQVVSALQPEAAAVLHFARSPQWILWAPMWLRQPRALTTALRRWPALHAFTFDRLQWMSNILADVVTTPSWRRRAVQAYARLSLRAQIRDPHLRATLTPDYQPLCKRQVVSGSYYRAITRPNALLVSDPITEMTPTGVRTADGAHHEVDVVVLATGFHAHNYMRPMSIVGRDGITLDEAWVKGPRAYRMTAIPGFPNLFTVLGPNSPTGSIPLQYSAETTARYIVAWLTRFRDGEITEVEVTEEATEEFNAAVADAIGPTVWNTGCNSWYLTEAGTIDLWPFDRATLTRMLAEPDPGHYRVS; translated from the coding sequence ATGACCCGCAGAGTCCGTATCGTCATCATCGGTGCCGGGATGGCTGGGATCGCTGCCGCGCATACGTTCCGCCAAGCCGGTTTCACCGATTTCACAGTGGTGGAGAAGGGCTCCGACGTCGGGGGCGTCTGGCACTGGAATCGCTATCCGGGTCTCACCTGCGATGTGCCCTCGCAGATCTATCAATTCGGTTTCGCGCCGAACCCGGCGTGGAGCCATCTGTGGGCCACCGGTCCCGATATCCAGCGCTATCACCGCGAGATCGTCGACCGCTTCGGGCTGGCCGCACACCTGCGGCTGAACACCGAGATCACCGCGGCGCGTTACCAAGACGGCAGCTGGCTGCTCACCACCTCCGGCGGCGACACCATGACCGCCGATTTCGTGGTGTGCGCGACCGGGGTGCTGCACCATCCGTTCATCCCCGACATCCCCGGCATGGACCGGTTCGCCGGCCCGGTGGTGCACACCGCGCGATGGGATCCCGACATCCAGACCAGCGGCAAGCGCGTCGCCGTGATCGGCACGGGTTCGACCGGGGTGCAGGTGGTCTCGGCGCTGCAACCCGAGGCCGCCGCGGTGCTGCACTTCGCCCGGTCACCGCAGTGGATCCTGTGGGCGCCGATGTGGCTGCGCCAACCTCGGGCACTGACGACGGCACTGCGGCGCTGGCCGGCGTTGCACGCCTTCACCTTCGACCGCCTGCAGTGGATGTCCAACATCCTCGCCGATGTCGTGACCACGCCGTCGTGGCGTCGTCGCGCCGTGCAGGCCTATGCCCGGCTGAGCCTGCGGGCCCAGATCCGCGATCCACACCTGCGGGCCACGTTGACCCCCGACTACCAGCCGCTGTGCAAACGGCAGGTGGTGTCGGGCAGCTATTACCGCGCGATCACCCGGCCCAACGCCCTGCTGGTGAGTGATCCGATCACGGAGATGACCCCGACCGGTGTCCGCACCGCCGACGGCGCGCACCACGAGGTCGACGTGGTGGTGCTGGCCACCGGGTTTCACGCGCACAACTACATGCGGCCGATGTCGATCGTGGGGCGCGACGGGATCACCCTCGACGAGGCCTGGGTGAAAGGTCCGCGTGCTTACCGGATGACGGCGATCCCCGGGTTCCCGAACCTGTTCACGGTGCTGGGTCCGAACTCACCGACCGGATCGATTCCCCTGCAGTACTCCGCGGAGACCACGGCCCGCTATATCGTGGCCTGGCTCACGCGGTTCCGCGACGGCGAGATCACCGAGGTGGAAGTCACCGAGGAGGCCACCGAAGAGTTCAATGCCGCGGTCGCCGACGCGATCGGCCCCACCGTGTGGAACACCGGATGCAATTCCTGGTATCTCACCGAGGCGGGCACCATCGACCTGTGGCCGTTCGACCGCGCCACGCTCACCCGGATGTTGGCCGAACCGGACCCGGGGCACTACCGGGTCAGCTAG
- a CDS encoding DUF3145 domain-containing protein: MRASNQFADATTGVVYVHASPAAVCPHVEWALSSTLSARANLKWTPQPAMPGQLRAVTNWIGPVGTGAQLANALRSWSVLRFEVTEDPSEGVDGHRWCHTPQLGLWSGAMSANGDVIVGEQRLRTLMASGADTLAAELDTVLGTAWDESLEPYRGGGDTGEMTWLNRGVG, from the coding sequence ATGCGTGCGTCGAACCAGTTCGCCGATGCGACGACTGGCGTGGTTTACGTTCACGCCTCGCCCGCGGCGGTATGCCCACACGTGGAGTGGGCCCTTTCGTCGACCCTGTCGGCGCGGGCGAACCTGAAATGGACGCCCCAACCGGCCATGCCGGGGCAGCTTCGTGCTGTCACGAATTGGATCGGACCGGTCGGTACCGGCGCGCAGCTGGCCAACGCCCTGCGGTCGTGGTCGGTGCTGCGCTTCGAGGTCACCGAGGATCCCAGTGAGGGCGTCGACGGACACCGCTGGTGCCACACCCCGCAACTCGGCCTGTGGAGCGGTGCGATGAGCGCCAACGGCGACGTCATCGTCGGCGAGCAGCGTCTGCGCACGCTGATGGCCTCCGGCGCCGACACGCTGGCCGCCGAACTGGACACCGTGCTGGGTACCGCATGGGACGAATCGCTGGAGCCCTACCGCGGTGGCGGCGACACCGGCGAGATGACCTGGCTCAACAGGGGAGTCGGCTAG
- a CDS encoding serine hydrolase domain-containing protein, with translation MSALDALSDWPVPAAAAAVVGPSGILAVHGDVRHPFRLASVTKPLVARAAQIAVEEGAFELDTPAGPPGATVRHLLAHASGVAMHSADVLATPGARRIYSNYGFTLLAAALQEATGIEFGAYLREAVFDPLVMVDSELAGGAEAAGYGGRSTVADLAVFARELLRPALVSAAMHEAAVTVQFPGLAGVLPGFGSQRPNDWGLGFEIRDGKSPHWTGARNSVRTFGHFGQSGTFLWVDPDVDLALVVLTDRDFGDWTYPLWPAISDEVLREFAAH, from the coding sequence GTGAGCGCCCTCGACGCCCTGTCCGACTGGCCGGTGCCCGCCGCTGCCGCCGCGGTGGTGGGACCGTCCGGCATCCTCGCCGTCCACGGTGACGTCCGCCATCCGTTCCGGCTCGCATCGGTGACCAAGCCGCTCGTCGCCCGCGCGGCGCAGATCGCCGTGGAGGAGGGCGCCTTCGAACTCGACACCCCGGCCGGCCCGCCCGGGGCGACGGTGCGGCATCTGCTGGCGCACGCCTCCGGCGTGGCGATGCACAGTGCCGACGTGCTCGCGACGCCCGGAGCCCGCCGGATCTACTCCAACTACGGGTTCACGCTGCTGGCGGCGGCGCTGCAGGAGGCCACCGGGATCGAGTTCGGCGCCTACCTGCGCGAAGCGGTGTTCGATCCGCTCGTCATGGTCGATTCGGAGCTGGCGGGCGGGGCCGAGGCCGCCGGGTACGGCGGGCGGTCCACGGTGGCAGACCTGGCGGTGTTCGCCCGGGAGCTGCTGCGGCCCGCGCTGGTCTCCGCGGCCATGCATGAAGCCGCGGTGACGGTGCAGTTCCCCGGCCTGGCCGGGGTGCTTCCCGGGTTCGGGTCACAGCGGCCCAACGACTGGGGGCTGGGGTTCGAGATCCGGGACGGCAAGTCTCCGCACTGGACCGGGGCCCGCAATTCGGTGCGCACCTTCGGGCATTTCGGGCAGTCGGGCACGTTCCTCTGGGTCGATCCCGACGTTGACCTCGCGCTCGTGGTGCTCACCGACCGCGATTTCGGCGACTGGACCTACCCGCTGTGGCCGGCAATCTCTGATGAGGTCCTGAGAGAATTCGCAGCACACTAG
- a CDS encoding acyl-CoA carboxylase subunit beta, whose translation MTTMAPETAAESLDPRDPLLRLSTFFDDGTVELLHERDKSGVLAASGAVNGVKTVAFCTDGTVMGGAMGIEGCAHIANAYDLAIEEQTPIVGIWHSGGARLAEGVKALHAVGLVFEAMIRASGYIPQISVVVGFAAGGAAYGPALTDVIVMAPDSKVFVTGPDVVRSVTGEDVDMVSLGGPEAHHKKSGVCHIVADDELDAYERGRRLVGLFSQQGHFDRSKAEAGDTDLKALMPESARRAYDVHPIIEALLDDDAPFEEFQSRWAPSIVVGLGRLAGRSVGVIANNPLRLGGCLNSESAEKSARFVRLCDAFGIPLVVVVDVPGYLPGVDQEWGGVVRRGAKLLHAFGEATVPRVTLVTRKIYGGAYIAMNSRSLNATKVFAWPEAEVAVMGAKAAVGILHKRKLAAAAPEDREALHEELALEHERIAGGVDSAIEIGVVDAKIDPAHTRSVITQALAEAPHRRGRHKNIPL comes from the coding sequence ATGACGACCATGGCCCCAGAGACGGCTGCCGAATCCCTTGATCCTCGCGATCCGCTGCTGCGGTTGTCGACGTTCTTCGACGACGGCACCGTGGAGCTGTTGCACGAGCGCGACAAGTCCGGTGTGCTGGCCGCCTCCGGTGCCGTGAACGGGGTGAAGACCGTCGCGTTCTGCACCGACGGCACCGTCATGGGTGGTGCGATGGGCATCGAGGGTTGCGCCCATATCGCCAATGCCTACGACCTCGCCATTGAGGAGCAGACCCCGATCGTCGGTATCTGGCACTCCGGCGGCGCCCGGCTCGCCGAGGGCGTCAAGGCGCTGCACGCGGTCGGCCTGGTGTTCGAGGCGATGATCCGCGCCTCGGGTTACATCCCGCAGATCTCGGTGGTCGTCGGCTTCGCCGCCGGTGGCGCCGCGTACGGCCCCGCGCTGACCGATGTCATCGTGATGGCGCCGGACAGCAAGGTGTTCGTCACCGGCCCGGACGTGGTGCGCAGCGTGACCGGTGAGGACGTCGACATGGTGTCCCTCGGCGGTCCGGAAGCCCATCACAAGAAGTCCGGCGTGTGCCATATCGTCGCCGACGACGAGCTCGACGCCTACGAGCGTGGCCGTCGCCTGGTCGGGCTGTTCTCCCAGCAGGGCCATTTCGACCGCAGCAAGGCCGAGGCCGGCGATACCGACCTCAAGGCCCTGATGCCCGAGTCGGCGCGGCGCGCCTACGACGTGCATCCGATCATCGAAGCCCTACTCGACGACGACGCCCCGTTCGAGGAGTTCCAGTCCCGGTGGGCTCCGTCCATCGTGGTCGGTCTGGGCCGGCTGGCCGGGCGCTCGGTCGGCGTCATCGCCAACAACCCGCTACGCCTGGGCGGCTGCCTGAACTCCGAGAGCGCCGAGAAGTCGGCCCGTTTCGTGCGGCTGTGCGACGCGTTCGGCATCCCGCTGGTGGTCGTGGTGGACGTGCCCGGCTACCTGCCCGGTGTGGACCAGGAGTGGGGTGGCGTGGTGCGCCGCGGCGCCAAGCTGCTGCACGCGTTCGGTGAGGCCACCGTGCCCCGGGTCACCCTGGTGACCCGCAAGATCTACGGCGGCGCGTACATCGCGATGAACTCCCGTTCGCTGAACGCCACCAAGGTGTTCGCCTGGCCGGAGGCTGAGGTCGCCGTGATGGGCGCCAAGGCCGCCGTCGGCATCCTGCACAAGCGCAAGCTGGCAGCCGCCGCTCCCGAAGACCGCGAGGCCCTGCACGAGGAACTCGCGCTGGAGCACGAACGGATCGCCGGTGGCGTCGACTCCGCGATCGAGATCGGCGTGGTGGACGCCAAGATCGATCCGGCGCACACCCGCAGCGTGATCACCCAGGCACTGGCCGAGGCCCCGCACCGGCGCGGCCGGCACAAGAACATCCCGCTGTAA